The following is a genomic window from Crossiella equi.
CGGCCGCGAGATCTCCGGACATGCGGGGCACGCGCGGGTGAGCACCACGACCGACATCTACATGGACCGGCGGGCGCAGGGCCGGGGCGCCGCTGACGCCCTCGACTCGGCGATGGGTTCGGGTGGCGCATGAGGTAAACCGTGGGAAAGGCGTGGTAGCGATCTTGGACCACTACCACGCCAGCCCGTTGACCTGCCGTTTTGTGGGGCAGGTGGGGCTCGAACCCACGACCTGACAGATTATGAGTCTGCTGCTCTGACCAGCTGAGCTACTGCCCCCAGCGACCTGATGCCGCACCCCGGATGGGATGCGGATCACCCTACCAACGCCGCTGTGACCGGCCGTCACGAACCCACGGCCGCACGCCCGCGCGCCGCCGGGCCGCCTGAGTGACCCAGGCCACAGCGGTGGGGGTGATCCGGGGCGGTGGGGTGTGGCGAACCAGAGGGAGCGGGGGGCCTGTGTGGTGGAGGTGCGGTGTGAGCGTGGCGACGGTGTTGGGGCGGGTTCTGGGCGAGGTGTTTCGCGGGCCCGTGCCGGTTCGGGTTCGGGCCTGGGATGGGAGTGAGTTCGGGGTCGAGGGTGGGCCCGTGGTGGTGTTGCGGTCTGCCCGGGTGTTGCGGCGGTTGGTGTGGGATCCCAGTGAGATCGGCCTGGCTCGGGCTTTTGTGGCCGGGGAGGTGGAGGTCGAGGGGGACCTGTACGAGGGGTTCCGGCGGGTGTGGGCCTTTGCCCGGGAGCAGCGGCGGGCCGGGGTCCGGCTCACCTGGGGGCAGCGGGCGCGGGTGGTGGCCGCCGCCGTGCGGTTCGGGGCGGTCGGGCCCCGGTTGGCGCCGCCGCCCGAGGAGGCCCGGGTGAGGGGGAAGCTGCACTCCCGGCGGCGGGACCGGGAGGCCATCGCGCACCACTACGACCTGTCCAACGAGTTCTACGCCGCGCTGCTCGACCCGCACATGGCCTACTCGTGCGGGTACTGGACCTCCGACGCGCCCTCGTACACGCACGAGGACGCGCAGCGGGACAAGCTCGAGCTCGTGTGCCGCAAGCTCGGGCTGCGTGAGGGGATGCGGTTCCTGGACGTCGGGTGCGGGTGGGGGTCGTTGGTCCTCTACGCCGCCGAGCACCACGGGGTGCACGCCACCGGGATCACGCTGTCCGCCCAGCAGTACGAGTTCGTGCAGAAGCGGATCGTCGAGCGCGGGCTGCAGGACCGGGTGGAGGTGCGGCTGCTGGACTACCGCGAGCTCCGCGGTGAGCCGTTCGACGCCGTGGCCTCCATCGAGATGGGCGAGCACGTCGGGGAGGGGAACTACGGCACCTACGCCGCCACGCTGCACCGGATGGTCAAGCCTCGGGGGCGGGTGCTCGTCCAGCAGATGTCGCGCGGGGACGTCGCGCCCGGCGGCGGGGCCTTCATCGAGGCCTACGTCGCGCCCGACATGACCATGCGGCCCGTCGGGCGCACCGTTGACCTGCTGGCCCAGGCCGGGCTTGAGGTGCGGGACGTGCAGGCACTGCGCGAGCACTACGTGCGCAGCGTCCTGGCCTGGGCGAAGACCCTCGAGGAGAAGTGGGAGGAGTTCGTCGGCCTGGTCGGGATCGGGCAGGCCCGCGTGTGGCGGCTCTACCTGGCGGGCGGGGCGCTCGCGTTCGAGGAGAACCGCATGGGCGTGGACCAGATCCTGTCCGTGCGCCCCGACCCGGCCGGTGTCAGCGGGATGCCGGGTACCCGGGAGGCCCTGCTGGCTGACAGGGTGACGGGATGATCCTGCTCAACCTCGGGGTGTCGGCCGCGGTGCTCGCCCTGCTGCTGGCCGGGGTGTTCGCGCTGTCGGTGACCCGCAAGCGGTACGACATCATCGACTGCTTCTGGGGCGCCGGGTTCGCCGCGGTCGCCCTGGTCACCTTCGCGCTCTCCACCGGGCAGGGCGTGCTGTGGCAGCGGGTGCTGGTCACCGCCCTGACCGCGGTGTGGGGCCTGCGGCTGGCCTGGCACATCGGGCGCCGCAACGCCGGGCAGCCCGAGGACAAGCGTTACGTCGAGCTGATGGCCTCGGCGAAGGGCAGCCCGGTCGCACACCTGGTCCGGCGCGTCTACCTGCCCCAGGGGGTGGTGCTGTGGTTCGTGTCGCTGCCGGTGCAGGTCGGCCAGTACCTCACCCCCGACCTGACCGCGTTCACCGTGCTGGGCGTGCTGCTGTGGCTGACCGGGTTCACCTTCGAGGCCGTCGGTGACCGGCAGCTGTGGCGGTTCAAGGCCGATCCGGCCAACCGCGGCCAGGTCCTGTCCACCGGCCTGTGGCGCTACACCCGGCACCCGAACTACTTCGGCGACGCCGTGGTGTGGTGGGGCCTGTACCTGCTGGCCTGCCACAGCCTCCTGGGGGCAGCCACCCTGTTGTCCCCGGTGGCCATGACCTACTTTCTCACCATGCGGACCGGGAAGCCGCTGCTGGAGAAGCACCTGACGGCCTCCCGGCCCGGCTACGCCGACTACGTACGACGGACCAGCGGGTTCTTCCCCTGGCCGCCCCGCAAGCCCGAAGGGAACGCGTCATGAAGGTCGGAGACCTGGTCGAGGACTTCGAGCTGCCGGACCAGGACGGCAAACCGCGCACGCTGAGCGGTCTGCTGGCCGACGGCCCGGTGGTGCTGTTCTTCTACCCGGCGGCGATGACCGGCGGCTGCACCATGGAGAGCTGCCACTTCCGCGACCTGGCCGCGGAGTTCGCCGAGGTCGGCGCGCAGCGCGTGGGCATCAGCGCGGACACCGTGGAGAAGCAGCGCCAGTTCAGCGACATCAACTCTTTCGACTACCCGCTGCTGTCCGATGTGGACAAGAAGGTGGCCAACCAGTTCGGGGTGGCGCGCAAGCTCATCCCGATGATCGCGGTGAAGCGGCACACCTTCGTCATCGGCACCGACCGCCGCGTCATCGCGGTGATCAAGAGCGAGCTGAAGATGAACGTGCACGCGGACGAGGCCCTCAAGGCCCTCCGCGCGCACGTCGCCTGACCTGCCGGTCCGGGTGCCTCAGGTGCGGCGGAGACCGATCTGCCACACGTCGAGGTACCCGGACCGGAACCCGGCCTCGGAGTAGGCCAGGTAGAACTCCCACATGCGGCGGAACGTGCTGTCGAAGCCCAGCTGCTCCACCCGCGGCCAGTTGGCCAGGAACCGCTGCCGCCACTGGCGCAGCGTGCGCGCGTAGTCCTGGCCCAGCGAACGCCGTCCCAGCCCGGTCAGCCGGGTGTTCTCCCGGACGTTGCGGCCGATGGACTCCAGGGACGGGCACAGCCCGCCGGGGAAGATGTACTTGTGGATCCAGGTGTAGCTGTCGCTGGTGGCCAGCATCCGGTCGTGCGGCATGGTGATCGCCTGGATGGCCACCCGCCCGCCGGGCCGGGTCAGCCGGTCCAGGGTGGCGAAGTACTCCGGCCAGAACTCCCGGCCGACCGCCTCGATCATCTCCACGCTCACCACGGCGTCGTAGGCACCGGTGGCCTCGCGGTAGTCCTGCAACCGCACGGTCACCGCGCCGGAGAGCCCGGCCTCCGCGATGCGCGCCTCGGCCAGCTGCTTCTGCTCCGCGGAGATCGTCAGCGAGGTGACGGTGGCCCCGCGCCGCGCCGCCCGGATGGCCAGCGCGCCCCAGCCGGTGCCGATCTCCAGCACCTGGCTGCCCGGGCCGACACCCGCGTAGTCGAGGATGCCGTCGATCTTGCGCTCCTGGGCCAGCTCCAGGTCGTCGCTGCCGGGGGCGAACCAGGCCGAGGAGTAGGTCATGGTCGGGTCGAGGAACTCGGCGAACAGCTCGTTGGACAGGTCGTAGTGCCGGTGGATGTTCGCCCGGGCACCGGAGACGGTGTTGCGCTCGGCGGCGGGCTGGGTGCGCTCCACCCAGTGCCGGGCCAGCTGCAACGGCTTCGGGATGAGCGTGGCCATCCGCGCCGCGAACGGGGTGAGCAGGTCGGCCAGGTCGGCCGTGGTCCAGTCACCGGCCATGTAGGACTCGCCGAAGCCGATCTTGGCGTCCGCGCCGAGGCGGCTGAAGAAGTCGCGGGGCCGCAGGATCCGCATCAGCGGTGCCTCCGGACCACCCGCGCCCAGCCGTTCGCCTCCGGCCAGCAGCACGCGCACCGGCAGGTCGCGCACCGCGTGCCGGAACAGGCGTTGCGCCACCCACGCGCGGACCGGGCTGTGCGGCGGGGAGGCCAGCCCGGGCCAGTTGGTCTCGACGGGCTTGCGCCCAGTGGAAAGTGTCGTCACCGGATGCCCTCCTGGGGTGCGTGCACGACTCGGCGGACCACGGGTACCCGGCGCAGCCACAGCGCTATGCCGTGCCACCGGATCAACGCGGTCACCCGATAGGTGAGTAACGGGCGTCGGAACAGCATGCGCACCAGCGCGCCCGCGGTGAGGTCGACCTTGCGCCCGCGCAGGGTGGCCACGAACGGCGGCGCGTCCTGGCGCCGCAGCGTGATCCCCACCGAGACCTCGTCCCCCGGCGGGCTGATCCGCATGTGGTAGCGGCCGCCCACCGGCAGGAAGGGCGAGACGTAGAACTCCTTGGCCACGTCGACCCGTCCGTCCCGGTCGGGGTGCAGCAGGTAGCAGTGTCGTTCGCCGTAGGTGTTGTGCACCTCGGCCAGCACGCACACCAGCGAGCCCTCGGGGTCGTGGCACCAGTACAGGCTGAGCGGGTTGAACACGTACCCGAGCAGGCGCGCGTTCGCCATCAGCACGACCTGGCCGCCGTGCAGATCTATTCCGCGCGTGGCCAGGAAGGCCTCCACGTTCTCGCGGATCGACCTGTCGGGTGAACCGAGGTGGTCGCGGGCCTCGAACCGGGCGAACGGCCGCAGCCAGAACGGCAGCCGCGGCAGGGCGTCCAGGTCCACGCGCCAGAGGTAGACCTGGTGGCGCAACACCTTGTGCACACGTTCGCGTCGCACGTGGACGACCTCGGCGTCGTAGAGCGCGGCGCTCACCAGGTGACCCCGAACGCCTGGGCCGCGCGCACACCCGAGGCGCAGCCGTCCTCGTGGAACCCCCAGCCGTGGTAGGCGCCCGCGTAGGCGGTGACCGGTGTGGTCAGCTCGGGCAGACGCCGTTGCGCGGCAACGGACTCCGGGGTGTACACCGGGTGCTCGTAGACCATGCGCGCGAGCACGGAGCGCTCCGGCACCCGGTCGACGGCGTTGAGCGTGACCACGTAGTCCTCGGGCTCGGCCAGCCGCATCAGCCGGTTCATGTGGTAGCTCACCAGCACCGGCCCGGCCCGGCCCGAGCAGTCGGGCTTGCGGTAGTTCCACGCGGCGCGGGCGGCGGGCGCGCTGGGCAGCACCGAGGTGTCGGTGTGCAGCCAGGTCTCGTTGCGGGAGTAGCGGAACGCGCCCAGCACCGCGATCTCGGCGGGCGTCGGGTCGGTGAGCAGGGCGAGGGCCTGGTCGGGGTGCGTGGCCAGCACGACGTGGTCGAAGCGGTGCTCGTGGTCGGCGTCGTCCCGCACCAGCGCGCCGTCCGGGGTCCGGCTGACCGCGCGCACCGGTGTCGCGGTGTGCACGGCGGCCAGGTTCTTCGCCGCCCGTTCGACGTAGGTGCGCGAGCCGCCGGTGACCGTGCGCCACTGGTGGCTGCCGCCGATGGACAGCAGCCCGTGGTGGTGCAGGAACTCGAACAGGTAGCGCGCCGGGTACCGGCGGCTCTCCCCCGGTCCGGAGGACCACACCGCGGAGACCACGGGCAGCATGAAGTGGTCGGCGAAGTAGCGCGAGTAGCCGCCCACGCTCAGGAACGCGCCGAGCGTGACGTCCTCGGCGTCCGGGTCGGCGAGCAGCTTGCGGGCGTGCCGGTGGAACCGGGTGACCTCGCCGAGCAGCCGCAGGTACCGGGTGTTGGCGAGGTTGCCGGGCTGGGCGAACAGGCCGGGCAGCCGCCGGGCGCCCGCGTACTCCAGGCCGCAGCCGTCGCAGCGCACGCTCATCGACATCTCGGAGTCCTGCGTGGCCACACCCAGCTCGGCGAAGAGCCTGCACAGGTTCGGGTAGGTGGCGCGGTTGTGCACGATGAACCCGGAGTCCACCGCGGCCAGCCGCCCGTCCCGGGTGGGCAGGTCGTGGGTGTGCGCGTGCCCGCCGAGCCGGTCCTCCCGCTCGAACAGGGTGACCTCGTGGCGTCGTTGCAGCAGGTAGGCGGCGGTCAGCCCGGCGACCCCGCTGCCGATCACGGCGACCTTGCTCATGCCGCCCTCCCCGCCAGCGGCACCCGCAGCCCCTCGGGCGCGGGCAGGGCGAAGGCCCGGTCCAGCTCGGTGTCCCACGGCCCGAACCCCAGGGCACCGAAGGTGAACCGGCGCACCAGCGCGGTCCACTCGGCCGCGCGGCGCAGCATGGCGTGGTTCTCGCCGTGCACGTCGAAGCGGCACACCCGGCTGGCGACCTCGCGGGCGCGCAGCGCGTACCGGTAGGACAGCCGGGGGTCGGTCCAGCGCTCGCGGTCGCCGTGCGCGATGAGCACGGTGCCACCGCTGAGCTGCCCGACCGGCTCGCCCTCGGGCAGCCACGGGGCCAGCGCGGCGATCCCGGCCACGCCCGGCCGGTGCACGCGCAGCGCGGTGCGGCCGCCCATGGAGTGCCCGACCAGCACCACCGGTACGCCCGGGTGGCGGCGCGCGGCCTCGTCCAGGGCCCAGTCCGCGTCGCGCACCGGGTCCTCCTCGGGTGCGTTCCAGCCCCGGAAGCGGTAGCGCAGCAGCCAGACGCCCAGGCCCAGGCGGGCGCCCTCGCGGTGCAGGTCGCGGGCGAAGGGCAGCATGCGCAGGTAGGCGAGACTGCCCCGGTGCGGGCGGTCGTGGCTGTGCTCCCGGCCGCCGTGCAGCAGGAGCACCAGTGCGCGCGTCTGGTCGACCGGCCACTCGGCCAGCCGGGGGATTCGCGGATCGCCGGGCATGCCTGGTCTTCGTCCGGGAATCCCGTTCGGTTCTAGGGTGAGTTCTAGGTCACATCCACCAGGCTGACCTCGCCGGTCGACCCGTTGACCGTGACGCGCTGACCAGTGCTGATGCGCTCGGTGGCGTCGGCGACGCCGACCACGGCGGGGATGCCGTACTCGCGGGCGACAACCGCGCCGTGCGAGTTGGGGCCGCCCATCTCCATGACCAGGCCGCCCGCGGTGAGGAACAGCGGGGTCCAGCCAGGGTCGGTGGAGGGGGCGATGAGGATCTCGCCGGGTTCCAGGTGCGCGCCGGTGGGGTCGAGCACAACCCGGGCGGTGCCGGTGACCGTGCCGGTGGAGGCCGCGGTGCCGGTGAGCGCGCCCTCGACGTGCCCGGCGGCCAGTGCCTCGGGCTCGGTGCCGTCGGAGAGCAGCAGCCGGGGCAGGTGCCTGCGCCGCAGCTCGCGGGCGTGCTCGGCCTTGCGCTGTCCGACCAGCGCGCGGTGGTCGCGGCCGGACAGGGCGGTGCGGATCTCCCTGGTGTCCAGGAAGAACACGTCCGCGGCCTCGGCCAGCAGACCCCGTTCGGCCAGGTCCGCGCCGAGCACGTGCAGCTGTTCGCGCATGGCGGCCAGGGACAGCACCAGGAGGTACTTGGGCAGCTCGCGCAGCCCGGCCAGCTCGCGCACCCGGGTCAGCGCCAGGCCCAGCAGCCGCGCCCGCACCGGGCCGCGCCGCCGGACCCGGGCGACCAGCTCGGCCAGCTTCGCCTCGGCCTCGGCGCGGGCGCGCTCGAACTGGGCGTCCGCGGCCAGCTCCGGCTGGTCGGCGCGCAGGTAGTTGGCCAGCACGCCGAGCACGTGCGTGGGGTCCTCGGCCCAGCGCGGCACGCCCAGGTCGATCTCGGCGACCGCGCGGTGCCCGTAGCGGGCGAGGAAGCCGGTCAGTCCACTGTGGAGCACCGGCGGCAGGTCACCGTCCCGGTACCGGGCGAGCAGGTCCTCCTTGGGCGAACCGGCCAGCACCGCGGCGGCGTCGGGATCGGCGCGCACGGCCGAGGCCAGGCGCCACAGGTC
Proteins encoded in this region:
- a CDS encoding NAD(P)/FAD-dependent oxidoreductase yields the protein MSKVAVIGSGVAGLTAAYLLQRRHEVTLFEREDRLGGHAHTHDLPTRDGRLAAVDSGFIVHNRATYPNLCRLFAELGVATQDSEMSMSVRCDGCGLEYAGARRLPGLFAQPGNLANTRYLRLLGEVTRFHRHARKLLADPDAEDVTLGAFLSVGGYSRYFADHFMLPVVSAVWSSGPGESRRYPARYLFEFLHHHGLLSIGGSHQWRTVTGGSRTYVERAAKNLAAVHTATPVRAVSRTPDGALVRDDADHEHRFDHVVLATHPDQALALLTDPTPAEIAVLGAFRYSRNETWLHTDTSVLPSAPAARAAWNYRKPDCSGRAGPVLVSYHMNRLMRLAEPEDYVVTLNAVDRVPERSVLARMVYEHPVYTPESVAAQRRLPELTTPVTAYAGAYHGWGFHEDGCASGVRAAQAFGVTW
- a CDS encoding SAM-dependent methyltransferase, which produces MTTLSTGRKPVETNWPGLASPPHSPVRAWVAQRLFRHAVRDLPVRVLLAGGERLGAGGPEAPLMRILRPRDFFSRLGADAKIGFGESYMAGDWTTADLADLLTPFAARMATLIPKPLQLARHWVERTQPAAERNTVSGARANIHRHYDLSNELFAEFLDPTMTYSSAWFAPGSDDLELAQERKIDGILDYAGVGPGSQVLEIGTGWGALAIRAARRGATVTSLTISAEQKQLAEARIAEAGLSGAVTVRLQDYREATGAYDAVVSVEMIEAVGREFWPEYFATLDRLTRPGGRVAIQAITMPHDRMLATSDSYTWIHKYIFPGGLCPSLESIGRNVRENTRLTGLGRRSLGQDYARTLRQWRQRFLANWPRVEQLGFDSTFRRMWEFYLAYSEAGFRSGYLDVWQIGLRRT
- a CDS encoding DUF1365 domain-containing protein; the encoded protein is MVSAALYDAEVVHVRRERVHKVLRHQVYLWRVDLDALPRLPFWLRPFARFEARDHLGSPDRSIRENVEAFLATRGIDLHGGQVVLMANARLLGYVFNPLSLYWCHDPEGSLVCVLAEVHNTYGERHCYLLHPDRDGRVDVAKEFYVSPFLPVGGRYHMRISPPGDEVSVGITLRRQDAPPFVATLRGRKVDLTAGALVRMLFRRPLLTYRVTALIRWHGIALWLRRVPVVRRVVHAPQEGIR
- a CDS encoding peroxiredoxin, whose amino-acid sequence is MKVGDLVEDFELPDQDGKPRTLSGLLADGPVVLFFYPAAMTGGCTMESCHFRDLAAEFAEVGAQRVGISADTVEKQRQFSDINSFDYPLLSDVDKKVANQFGVARKLIPMIAVKRHTFVIGTDRRVIAVIKSELKMNVHADEALKALRAHVA
- a CDS encoding DUF1295 domain-containing protein; amino-acid sequence: MILLNLGVSAAVLALLLAGVFALSVTRKRYDIIDCFWGAGFAAVALVTFALSTGQGVLWQRVLVTALTAVWGLRLAWHIGRRNAGQPEDKRYVELMASAKGSPVAHLVRRVYLPQGVVLWFVSLPVQVGQYLTPDLTAFTVLGVLLWLTGFTFEAVGDRQLWRFKADPANRGQVLSTGLWRYTRHPNYFGDAVVWWGLYLLACHSLLGAATLLSPVAMTYFLTMRTGKPLLEKHLTASRPGYADYVRRTSGFFPWPPRKPEGNAS
- a CDS encoding alpha/beta hydrolase, producing the protein MPGDPRIPRLAEWPVDQTRALVLLLHGGREHSHDRPHRGSLAYLRMLPFARDLHREGARLGLGVWLLRYRFRGWNAPEEDPVRDADWALDEAARRHPGVPVVLVGHSMGGRTALRVHRPGVAGIAALAPWLPEGEPVGQLSGGTVLIAHGDRERWTDPRLSYRYALRAREVASRVCRFDVHGENHAMLRRAAEWTALVRRFTFGALGFGPWDTELDRAFALPAPEGLRVPLAGRAA
- a CDS encoding class I SAM-dependent methyltransferase, translated to MPVRVRAWDGSEFGVEGGPVVVLRSARVLRRLVWDPSEIGLARAFVAGEVEVEGDLYEGFRRVWAFAREQRRAGVRLTWGQRARVVAAAVRFGAVGPRLAPPPEEARVRGKLHSRRRDREAIAHHYDLSNEFYAALLDPHMAYSCGYWTSDAPSYTHEDAQRDKLELVCRKLGLREGMRFLDVGCGWGSLVLYAAEHHGVHATGITLSAQQYEFVQKRIVERGLQDRVEVRLLDYRELRGEPFDAVASIEMGEHVGEGNYGTYAATLHRMVKPRGRVLVQQMSRGDVAPGGGAFIEAYVAPDMTMRPVGRTVDLLAQAGLEVRDVQALREHYVRSVLAWAKTLEEKWEEFVGLVGIGQARVWRLYLAGGALAFEENRMGVDQILSVRPDPAGVSGMPGTREALLADRVTG